In Oryza sativa Japonica Group chromosome 11, ASM3414082v1, the following are encoded in one genomic region:
- the LOC4351188 gene encoding xylanase inhibitor protein 2-like precursor, with protein MAFGRRSLFLPVVGVAAILLLAAGHATAVNTGETVVFWGRNKDEGSLREACDTGLYTSVIISFLAVFGHGRYSLDLSGHDVSAVGADIKHCQSKYIPVLLSIGGQGGAYSLPTNASAADVADHLWDSFLGGGRAGVPRPFGDAVVDGVDLFIDQGGAEHYDELARRLFSHYKFEMLLTATTRCSYPDHRLDMALATGLFTHIHVRVFGGGGDAGCTTRHRASWERWAAAYPGSLVYLGVVASPEQDANAYLPRKVLFSDVLSHIVEKPNYGGLMIWDRYYDKKTGYSAGKVF; from the coding sequence ATGGCGTTCGGACGCCGTTCACTCTTCTTGCCGGTGGTGGGCGTCGCGGCCAtcctgctgctcgccgccggccacgcgaCCGCCGTCAACACCGGCGAGACCGTCGTGTTCTGGGGCCGGAACAAGGACGAGGGCTCTCTCCGTGAGGCCTGCGACACCGGCCTCTACACCTCCGTCATCATCTCCTTCCTCGCCGTCTTCGGCCACGGCCGCTACTCCCTCGACCTCTCCGGCCACGACGTCTCCGCCGTCGGCGCCGACATCAAGCACTGCCAGTCCAAGTACATCCCCGTGCTCCTCTCCATCGGCGGCCAGGGCGGCGCCTACTCCCTCCCCAccaacgcctccgccgccgacgtcgccgaccACCTCTGGGACtccttcctcggcggcggccgagccGGCGTGCCCCGCCCCTTCGGCGACGCGGTGGTGGACGGCGTCGACCTCTTCATCGACCAGGGCGGCGCCGAGCACTACGACGAGCTTGCCCGGCGGCTGTTCAGCCACTACAAGTTCGAGATGCTgctgacggcgacgacgaggtgcTCGTACCCGGACCACCGCCTCGACATGGCGCTGGCGACGGGGCTGTTCACGCACATCCACGTCCGggtgttcggcggcggcggcgacgccggctgCACGACGCGCCACAGGGCGTCGTGGgagaggtgggcggcggcgtacCCCGGCAGCCTGGTGTACCTCGGCGTGGTGGCCTCGCCGGAGCAGGACGCCAACGCCTACCTGCCGCGTAAGGTTCTCTTCTCCGACGTGCTCAGCCACATCGTCGAGAAGCCCAACTATGGTGGATTGATGATCTGGGATAGGTACTACGACAAGAAGACCGGCTACTCCGCTGGAAAAGTTTTTTAA
- the LOC4351190 gene encoding xylanase inhibitor protein 2-like, with product MAFRRRSCIPAALAVFFLLLAGQSTAGEDQTAVIWGRHGDEGTLREACDTGHYNTVIISFLSVFGHGRYSLDLSGHDLRRVGNDIKHCQRKGIVVLLSIGGQGGDYSLPSSRSAADVADNLWNAFLAGRRKGVLRPFGNAAVDGIDFFIDRGSGDHYDELARKLYSYRNNKGKGVMLTATPRCRFPDRRLEKALATGVFARIHVRMFGDDVNCTAAPRESWEKWAAAYPASQVYLGLVASSEQDPGYLSPKPLYYTLVMYIRDRLNYGGKMIWDRYYDKKTDYSIGKLI from the coding sequence ATGGCGTTCCGGCGCCGTTCATGCATCCCGGCGGCTCTGGCCGTCTTCTTCCTGCTGCTCGCCGGCCAGTCAACCGCCGGCGAAGACCAGACCGCCGTAATCTGGGGCCGCCACGGCGACGAGGGCACCCTCCGTGAGGCCTGCGACACCGGCCACTACAACACCGTCATCATCTCCTTCCTCAGCGTCTTCGGCCACGGCCGCTACTCCCTCGACCTCTCCGGCCACGACCTCCGCCGCGTCGGCAACGACATCAAGCACTGCCAGCGCAAGGGCATCGTCGTGCTCCTCTCCATCGGCGGCCAGGGCGGCGACtattccctcccctcctcccgctccgccgccgacgtcgccgacaACCTCTGGAACGCgttcctcgccggccgccgcaagGGCGTGCTCCGGCCATTCGGCAACGCGGCGGTCGACGGCATCGACTTCTTCATCGACCGGGGCTCCGGCGACCACTACGACGAGCTGGCCAGGAAGCTCTACAGCTACAGAAACAACAAGGGGAAGGGGGTGATGCTGACGGCGACGCCGCGGTGCAGGTTCCCGGACCGGCGGCTGGAGAAGGCGCTGGCGACGGGGGTGTTCGCGCGCATCCACGTGAGGATGTTCGGCGACGACGTGAACtgcacggcggcgccgagggagtcgtgggagaagtgggcggcgGCGTACCCGGCGAGCCAGGTGTACCTCGGGCTGGTGGCCTCGTCGGAGCAGGACCCGGGATACCTGTCGCCCAAGCCACTCTACTACACGCTGGTGATGTACATCAGAGACAGGCTCAACTACGGTGGCAAGATGATCTGGGACAGGTACTACGACAAGAAGACCGACTACTCCATTGGAAAACTTATTTAa
- the LOC4351191 gene encoding xylanase inhibitor protein 2-like, with product MKMKALLPVAAMLLLVSGQLAAPVTADGYVGQLAVFWGRHKEEGSLREACDTGRYNIVVITFYNVFGYQRGRYGLDFSGHPVAAVGADIKHCQSKGVQVLLSIGGQGGEYSLPSSQSASDVADNLWNAYLGGRRAGVPRPFGDAVVDGIDFFIDQGGADHYEQLARQLHGRGVLLTATVRCAYPDSRMEAALATGVFARIHVRIFGDDQCTMFPKDAWEKWAAAYPRCTVFLTVVASPEQDEGYMFQKDLYYGVQQFIDKEPNYGGIAIWDRYYDKKANYSGEG from the coding sequence ATGAAGATGAAGGCTCTCCTCCCCGTAGCCGCCATGCTGCTCCTCGTCTCCGGCCAGCTCGCCGCCCCGGTCACCGCCGACGGCTACGTCGGCCAGCTCGCCGTGTTCTGGGGCCGCCACAAGGAGGAGGGCTCGTTGCGCGAGGCCTGCGACACCGGCCGTTACAACATCGTCGTCATCACCTTCTACAACGTCTTCGGCTACCAGCGCGGCAGGTACGGCCTCGACTTCTCCGGccacccggtcgccgccgtcggcgccgacATCAAGCACTGCCAGTCCAAGGGCGTCCAGGTCCTCCTCTCCATCGGCGGCCAGGGCGGCGAGTACTCGCTCCCGTCCTCCCAGTCGGCCTCCGACGTCGCCGATAACCTCTGGAACGCCTAcctcggcggccgccgcgccggcgtgcCCCGCCCCTTCGGCGACGCCGTCGTGGACGGCATCGACTTCTTCATCGACCAGGGCGGCGCCGACCACTACGAGCAGCTTGCCCGGCAGCTGCACGGCCGCGGCGTGCTGctgacggcgacggtgaggtgCGCGTACCCGGACAGCCggatggaggcggcgctggcgacgGGGGTGTTCGCGCGCATCCATGTCCGgatcttcggcgacgaccaGTGCACCATGTTCCCCAAGGACGCgtgggagaagtgggcggcgGCGTACCCGCGGTGCACGGTGTTCCTGACGGTGGTGGCGTCGCCGGAGCAGGACGAGGGGTACATGTTCCAGAAGGATCTCTACTACGGCGTGCAGCAGTTCATCGACAAGGAGCCCAACTACGGAGGGATCGCCATCTGGGACAGGTACTACGACAAGAAAGCCAACTACAGTGGTGAGGGCTAA
- the LOC4351192 gene encoding xylanase inhibitor protein 2-like: MMGLLSLLLVVVSCLAAPATADWYGPLAVYWGRHKDYEGSLREACDTGRYNTVIITFYSVFGYVKGRYGLDISGHPVAAVGADIKHCQSKGVQVLLSIGGQGGGYSLPSSQSAADVADNLWNAYLGGRRAGVPRPFGDAAVDGIDFFIDQGGADHYDELARQLHGRGVALTATVRCSYPDSRLQKALATGLLGRIHVRIFGDNQCTMLPLDAWEKWAAAYPRSKVWLALVASWEQDEVGYMFQKDLYYGVLQFILNKPNYGGIAIWDRYYDKKANYSGEG, encoded by the coding sequence ATGATGGGCCTCCTGAGCTTGCTGCTCGTCGTCGTGTCctgcctcgccgcgccggcgacggccgacTGGTACGGCCCGCTCGCCGTCTACTGGGGTCGCCACAAGGACTACGAGGGCTCCCTGAGAGAGGCCTGCGACACCGGCCGCTACAACACCGTCATCATCACCTTCTACAGCGTCTTCGGCTACGTCAAGGGCAGGTACGGCCTCGACATCTCCGGccacccggtcgccgccgtcggcgccgacATCAAGCACTGCCAGTCCAAGGGCGTCCAGGTCCTCCTCTCCATCGGCGGCCAGGGCGGCGGGTACTCGCTCCCGTCATCCCAGTcggccgccgacgtcgccgacaACCTCTGGAACGCCTAcctcggcggccgccgcgccggcgtgcCACGGCCCTtcggcgacgcggcggtggaCGGCATCGACTTCTTCATCGACCAGGGCGGCGCCGACCACTACGACGAGCTCGCCCGGCAGCTGCACGGCCGCGGCGTGGCGctgacggcgacggtgaggtgCTCGTACCCGGACAGCCGGCTGCAGAAGGCGCTGGCGACGGGGCTGTTGGGGCGGATCCATGTCCGGATCTTCGGCGACAACCAGTGCACCATGTTGCCGTTGGACGCgtgggagaagtgggcggcgGCGTACCCGCGGAGCAAGGTGTGGCTGGCGCTGGTGGCGTCGTGGGAGCAGGACGAGGTCGGGTACATGTTCCAAAAGGACCTCTACTACGGCGTGCTGCAGTTCATCCTCAACAAGCCCAACTATGGAGGGATCGCCATCTGGGACAGGTACTACGACAAGAAGGCCAATTACAGTGGTGAGGGCTAA
- the LOC4351194 gene encoding xylanase inhibitor protein 1 precursor, whose protein sequence is MVALGRRSWLVPLAMVLAVSSCLAGPAMAAGKTGQMTVFWGRNKNEGTLKETCDTGLYTTVVISFYSVFGHGRYWGDLSGHDLRVIGADIKHCQSKNIFVFLSIGGAGKDYSLPTSKSAADVADNIWNAHMDGRRPGVFRPFGDAAVDGIDFFIDQGAPDHYDDLARNLYAYNKMYRARTPVRLTATVRCAFPDPRMKKALDTKLFERIHVRFYDDATCSYNHAGLAGVMAQWNKWTARYPGSHVYLGLAAANVPGKNDNVFIKQLYYDLLPNVQKAKNYGGIMLWDRFYDKQTGYGKTVKYWA, encoded by the coding sequence ATGGTGGCGCTCGGACGCCGTTCATGGCTGGTCCCGCTGGCCATGGTGCTCGCCGTCTCCAGCTGCCTCGCCGGCCCGGCGATGGCCGCCGGAAAGACCGGGCAGATGACCGTGTTCTGGGGCCGTAACAAGAACGAGGGAACCCTCAAGGAGACCTGCGACACCGGCCTCTACACCACCGTCGTCATCTCCTTCTACAGCGTGTTCGGCCACGGCCGCTACTGGGGCGACCTCTCCGGCCACGACCTCCGCGTCATCGGCGCCGACATCAAGCACTGCCAGTCCAAGAACATCTTCGTCTTCCTCTccatcggcggcgccggcaaggacTACTCCCTCCCGACCTCCAagtccgccgccgacgtcgccgacaACATCTGGAACGCCCACATGGACGGCCGCCGCCCCGGCGTGTTCCGCCCCttcggcgacgccgccgtcgacggcatCGACTTCTTCATCGACCAGGGCGCGCCCGACCACTACGACGACCTCGCCCGCAACCTCTACGCCTACAACAAGATGTACCGCGCCCGGACGCCGGTGAggttgacggcgacggtgcgcTGCGCGTTCCCGGACCCGAGGATGAAGAAGGCGCTGGACACCAAGCTGTTCGAGCGCATCCACGTCCGCTTCTACGACGACGCCACCTGCTCCTACAACCACGCGGggctcgccggcgtcatggcgCAGTGGAACAAGTGGACGGCGAGGTACCCCGGCAGCCACGTCTACCTGGGCCTCGCGGCGGCGAACGTGCCGGGGAAGAACGACAACGTGTTCATCAAGCAGCTCTACTACGATCTGCTTCCCAATGTGCAGAAGGCGAAGAACTATGGCGGAATCATGCTCTGGGACAGGTTCTACGACAAGCAGACCGGTTACGGCAAAACCGTCAAGTACTgggcttaa